In Clostridium swellfunianum, a genomic segment contains:
- a CDS encoding non-canonical purine NTP pyrophosphatase, with the protein MKLLYGTTNQAKLEHMRQILDDLGIEIVGLKDVDLQLEVDESGNNPLENARIKALAYYRAVGMPTFSCDSGLYIEGLEEDKQPGVHVRRVQNKYLDDEEFIQYYSKLVTELGKETIAKFKNAICLVMDEKNILEYDGDDISDNFIMTSKIHAKRIEGFPMNSISLDIETGSYFVDEDSNNKNEEKLTKGFRKFFKLAMLKNNVENKRQS; encoded by the coding sequence ATGAAATTACTATACGGAACAACCAATCAAGCAAAGCTTGAGCATATGAGGCAAATATTAGATGATTTAGGTATAGAAATAGTTGGTCTTAAGGATGTAGATTTGCAGCTGGAGGTTGATGAAAGCGGAAATAATCCTTTGGAAAATGCAAGGATAAAAGCATTAGCTTACTATAGAGCCGTTGGCATGCCTACATTCTCCTGTGATTCAGGGTTATATATTGAAGGACTAGAAGAGGATAAGCAGCCAGGCGTTCATGTAAGAAGAGTACAAAACAAATACCTAGACGATGAGGAATTTATTCAATACTATTCCAAGCTTGTGACTGAATTAGGAAAAGAGACAATAGCAAAGTTTAAGAATGCCATATGCCTAGTTATGGATGAAAAAAATATCCTCGAATATGATGGGGATGATATTTCAGATAATTTTATAATGACCTCCAAAATACATGCTAAAAGGATAGAAGGCTTTCCCATGAATTCAATTTCTTTGGATATTGAGACCGGAAGCTACTTTGTTGATGAAGACAGTAACAACAAAAACGAAGAGAAGCTCACAAAAGGCTTTAGAAAGTTTTTTAAATTGGCTATGCTTAAGAATAATGTTGAAAATAAAAGGCAATCTTGA
- a CDS encoding metalloprotease family protein, whose amino-acid sequence MRLSVNEIMKSNDYKYYYKFKQSEGKLFLNEYIKKNSIVTYSYYAFIIATLILLLICVFLNLPRLEFVMEELGMAIILFLPSMVVHEFLHAIVFVFLGSRTVKFRFEKGVIVTKTYNFVVSNIEYIIIAITPLLTMILLTLSVLLLTKGNLISGIMFILLHLWCSYGDIAIVNYCWLSRKNNIFAFSSEDGFFYFYSKQ is encoded by the coding sequence ATGAGATTGTCTGTAAATGAAATTATGAAATCAAATGACTACAAATATTATTACAAATTCAAACAATCAGAGGGCAAGTTGTTTCTAAATGAATATATAAAGAAAAATAGTATTGTTACTTATTCTTATTATGCGTTCATCATTGCCACATTGATTTTACTATTAATTTGTGTGTTTTTAAATCTACCAAGATTAGAATTTGTTATGGAAGAACTCGGAATGGCGATTATATTATTTCTCCCTTCGATGGTTGTTCACGAATTTCTTCATGCTATTGTTTTTGTTTTCTTGGGTTCACGAACTGTTAAATTTCGTTTTGAAAAGGGAGTAATAGTAACTAAAACATATAACTTTGTTGTTTCTAATATAGAATATATCATTATTGCCATAACGCCATTGCTGACAATGATATTATTAACATTATCAGTCTTATTACTCACTAAAGGTAATTTAATAAGTGGGATAATGTTTATATTGTTACATTTATGGTGTAGTTATGGTGATATTGCTATTGTAAACTACTGTTGGTTAAGTAGAAAAAATAATATTTTTGCATTTAGTTCCGAAGACGGTTTTTTTTACTTCTATTCTAAACAATGA
- a CDS encoding DUF2268 domain-containing protein, which produces MEIIIQDTLSLYKEMLKLPEGERLEFFTTELIKPFNPMFGIMHSPKTPEALASIPLTGCDSEIKEMLEKLEKADAWNNAKETMEAAAERFERAGIPVPEKVVVGIFLGDPKLLAMSEGYTGVGAIPGYIQIIIAPNEKNLPKLNACIAHEFHHNVLFHNAKWNFMFDVTVGKYLAVEGLAESFAASMFGEEFIGPWVTGVKGEDLETSRRIISKALEVTGFMEVRKYIFGKHPMVPEADDLGIPFCGGYAVGYHAVQAYLKKTGDSIEKATIIDGDEIMKLSGYFDI; this is translated from the coding sequence ATGGAAATAATCATACAAGACACTTTAAGTTTATATAAAGAAATGCTCAAGCTTCCTGAAGGTGAAAGGCTTGAATTCTTTACAACTGAATTAATAAAACCCTTCAATCCAATGTTTGGAATAATGCATAGCCCTAAAACTCCTGAAGCTCTTGCCTCTATCCCTCTAACCGGATGTGATTCTGAGATAAAAGAAATGTTAGAGAAACTAGAGAAAGCAGATGCCTGGAACAATGCAAAAGAAACCATGGAGGCTGCAGCAGAACGCTTTGAAAGAGCTGGTATTCCAGTTCCTGAAAAAGTTGTGGTAGGAATCTTCTTAGGAGACCCTAAGCTTTTAGCTATGAGCGAAGGGTATACAGGGGTAGGAGCTATACCGGGCTATATACAAATAATAATTGCGCCTAACGAAAAGAATCTGCCAAAGCTGAATGCTTGTATAGCTCATGAGTTTCATCATAATGTGCTTTTCCATAATGCAAAGTGGAACTTTATGTTTGATGTAACAGTTGGAAAGTATCTCGCTGTTGAAGGCCTGGCTGAAAGCTTTGCAGCAAGCATGTTTGGCGAAGAATTTATAGGGCCATGGGTGACAGGAGTTAAGGGAGAGGATTTAGAAACATCAAGAAGAATAATTTCAAAAGCGCTTGAGGTTACGGGCTTCATGGAGGTAAGAAAATATATCTTTGGAAAGCATCCTATGGTGCCTGAAGCTGATGACCTTGGAATACCTTTCTGCGGAGGCTATGCTGTAGGCTATCATGCAGTGCAGGCCTACCTAAAAAAGACTGGCGATTCAATAGAAAAAGCTACAATTATAGATGGCGATGAAATCATGAAGTTATCAGGTTATTTTGATATTTAA
- a CDS encoding LysR family transcriptional regulator, with the protein MDFEHLKYVIEIVETGSISRAAANLFISQPNLSTQINELENRLGKKIFERTNKGVILTTFGVEVYHHAKSIVSQFQIIEGILTKNSNENKIKIATVGCEVINSEFLELCRRFNASNYEFELYQCSAEESIRKLINRDVDLAIILYSQFQYMKLDRFLASERLEMKDLFKGEMKAHISSKWPLSSKRSVSEEELNRLLHVKKANLFMGMFSFDYELNNLGISKDIKAIITHENKIYQEALEMLPSFGITVDWNCPKEMNSHLKRIPINDKQIIIKCAAIKRQNELLKEELTYLLDRLKLYDN; encoded by the coding sequence ATGGATTTTGAACATTTAAAATATGTAATTGAGATTGTAGAAACAGGTAGCATATCCAGAGCTGCTGCAAACTTATTTATTTCACAGCCTAATTTAAGCACCCAAATAAATGAGTTAGAAAATAGATTGGGCAAGAAAATATTTGAGAGGACTAATAAAGGGGTTATTCTAACAACCTTTGGTGTTGAGGTCTACCACCATGCCAAAAGTATAGTGAGTCAGTTTCAAATAATCGAAGGTATATTAACCAAAAACTCAAATGAAAATAAAATTAAAATTGCTACTGTTGGATGTGAAGTTATAAATTCAGAATTTTTAGAGCTGTGCAGAAGGTTTAATGCCAGCAACTATGAGTTTGAGCTATACCAATGTAGTGCGGAGGAATCCATAAGAAAGCTTATAAACAGAGATGTAGACCTAGCCATTATACTTTACAGCCAGTTTCAGTATATGAAGCTTGATAGATTTTTGGCAAGCGAAAGGCTGGAGATGAAGGACTTGTTTAAAGGAGAGATGAAGGCACACATAAGCTCCAAATGGCCCCTAAGCTCCAAGAGAAGCGTTTCAGAAGAGGAGTTGAACCGCTTGCTTCATGTTAAGAAGGCAAATTTATTTATGGGAATGTTTAGCTTTGATTATGAATTAAATAATCTAGGAATCAGCAAGGATATTAAAGCTATTATAACCCATGAGAATAAGATATACCAGGAGGCCTTAGAAATGTTACCTTCCTTTGGCATAACCGTTGATTGGAATTGTCCTAAGGAAATGAATTCTCACTTAAAAAGAATACCAATTAATGATAAACAAATAATCATCAAGTGTGCTGCGATAAAAAGACAGAATGAGCTCTTAAAAGAAGAGCTAACATATTTATTGGACAGGTTAAAGTTATATGATAACTAA
- a CDS encoding NAD(P)H-dependent oxidoreductase — MNKRILGLIIAAVVGVTMVGCNATKQASTPQTSAPQEKAEAKSSASVVDASTSASVVPEKLVKEYKPSGFTSSNKKKALFVVGDPRKNSVHYDLVYSAMKHFEEKGVEVELRDLYNIKFNPVIQAEEFYYAKDGKGEPTPEIKKEQEFVKKADYIVFCYPNWHDTPNAIVKGYMEKVFAKKFAYQDSDKGLKGLLTGKSIYTIMNAGFLGGGRGYIGDGVGIDNAAWEKYMNAFKVMDDDTASFWGVENKGRFVNDRTPKNNSEKYEQEINQLRDALKANLDKTFFK, encoded by the coding sequence ATGAACAAAAGGATTTTAGGTTTAATAATAGCAGCTGTTGTGGGTGTTACAATGGTTGGTTGTAATGCAACTAAGCAGGCAAGCACGCCTCAAACAAGTGCTCCACAAGAAAAAGCGGAGGCAAAGTCTTCAGCCTCTGTTGTAGATGCAAGTACCTCAGCGTCAGTTGTACCAGAGAAGCTTGTTAAAGAGTATAAGCCTTCAGGCTTCACCTCATCAAATAAGAAAAAAGCTTTATTTGTTGTAGGAGACCCAAGAAAAAATAGTGTTCACTATGATTTAGTTTACTCCGCTATGAAACACTTTGAAGAAAAAGGTGTAGAGGTTGAGTTAAGAGATCTTTATAATATAAAGTTCAATCCAGTAATTCAAGCAGAAGAATTTTACTATGCAAAGGATGGAAAGGGTGAGCCTACTCCAGAAATAAAAAAGGAGCAGGAGTTTGTAAAAAAAGCTGATTACATAGTATTCTGCTACCCAAACTGGCATGATACACCAAACGCTATAGTAAAGGGCTATATGGAAAAGGTTTTTGCAAAGAAGTTTGCTTATCAGGATAGTGATAAGGGCTTAAAGGGTCTGCTTACAGGAAAATCAATCTATACTATAATGAATGCTGGATTCCTAGGCGGAGGAAGAGGCTACATAGGTGATGGTGTTGGTATAGACAACGCTGCCTGGGAAAAATATATGAATGCCTTCAAGGTTATGGATGATGATACAGCAAGCTTTTGGGGAGTAGAAAACAAAGGAAGATTCGTAAACGACAGAACTCCAAAGAACAACTCTGAAAAGTATGAACAGGAAATAAATCAGTTACGAGATGCTCTAAAAGCAAATTTAGATAAGACCTTTTTTAAATAG
- a CDS encoding effector binding domain-containing protein, with product MNGLQKIGDIAIQYNVTSRTLRYYEEIGLLSSIRLDNSQYRFYDEKALLRLEQILFLRKLDLSVKDVKEIVSSKDLTVLLNICTHKINSLEKDIGSMESLKFMLEEFLNLLNMKGYNAMDGVKLLQQSNLIDICNSKNKKTKHEIEMEDFSMNNDINKLTDSDIRIIKLRPMKVAYYRAESTSPEQDAWKVMREWVKENSLEDLFTTRYFGFNNPSPTQGNPVYGYEVWVTLGDNAPSETDVINFKTFEGGLYAVANTSGNGDDIPKAWDRLHNWVEQSQYCYGGHQCLEENLIVDDSSWGPEKFTLDLYYPLKLK from the coding sequence ATGAATGGACTTCAGAAAATTGGCGATATAGCAATTCAATATAATGTAACAAGCAGAACCTTAAGGTATTACGAAGAAATAGGACTTTTAAGCAGCATAAGGCTGGATAATTCTCAGTACAGATTTTACGATGAGAAGGCGCTGCTAAGGCTTGAACAAATTTTATTCCTAAGAAAGCTTGATTTATCGGTTAAGGACGTTAAAGAAATAGTATCTTCCAAGGATTTGACTGTGCTTCTAAATATTTGCACTCATAAGATAAACTCTCTTGAAAAGGATATTGGGAGCATGGAGAGCTTGAAGTTTATGCTGGAGGAATTCTTAAATCTTTTAAATATGAAGGGCTACAACGCTATGGATGGTGTCAAGCTGTTGCAGCAATCCAACCTTATTGACATTTGCAATTCTAAAAATAAAAAAACTAAACATGAAATTGAAATGGAGGACTTTAGTATGAATAATGATATAAATAAGCTTACAGATTCAGATATAAGGATAATTAAATTAAGACCTATGAAGGTAGCTTACTATCGCGCCGAAAGCACTTCTCCTGAACAGGATGCCTGGAAGGTTATGAGAGAATGGGTTAAGGAAAACAGCCTGGAGGATTTATTTACAACAAGGTATTTTGGCTTTAATAACCCAAGCCCTACACAAGGCAATCCTGTTTATGGCTATGAGGTATGGGTTACTTTAGGAGATAATGCTCCTTCTGAGACTGACGTTATAAATTTTAAAACCTTTGAAGGCGGACTTTATGCTGTAGCTAATACTTCAGGAAATGGTGATGATATTCCTAAAGCATGGGACAGACTTCACAATTGGGTAGAGCAAAGTCAGTACTGCTATGGAGGTCATCAATGTCTTGAAGAAAATCTTATAGTTGATGACAGCTCCTGGGGCCCTGAAAAATTCACCTTGGATTTATATTATCCGCTGAAGCTAAAATAA
- a CDS encoding helix-turn-helix transcriptional regulator: MKKIDRLWGIISVIKENKKITAGEIAEIFEVSERTIYRDIDVLSQLKVPIISYEGFNGGYEIDDSFFVPSIAFNENEIFYLLVCLKLGQIIKVPNMKGDYESLKYKVLNILEEKSKNHYMEMLDRIIFSIDYINLGECKVDIKDIILRSFDEYRNLIIEYYRPRNNETVKTKITPYCLEFENGGWYLGAYCHLSAMDRFFRLDRIKSIELSEDSYEKAFALRYFDEAYMEKAKITVVMEMEKNLFETMKNDKIFLNADTLEYADMVKVKFSTDKINTVMEIATRNYQKVKIIEPQVLIDNIKKMCIGLLEKY, translated from the coding sequence ATGAAAAAAATTGACAGGCTATGGGGGATAATATCTGTAATAAAGGAAAATAAAAAGATTACAGCTGGGGAGATAGCCGAAATATTCGAGGTTAGCGAGAGAACTATTTATCGGGATATTGATGTGCTAAGCCAATTGAAGGTTCCTATTATCTCCTATGAAGGTTTTAATGGGGGCTATGAAATAGATGACAGTTTCTTTGTTCCGAGTATTGCCTTTAACGAAAATGAAATATTCTACCTTCTTGTATGCTTGAAGCTTGGTCAGATAATAAAGGTGCCGAATATGAAAGGAGATTACGAATCTCTTAAGTATAAGGTTTTAAATATTCTTGAAGAAAAGAGCAAAAATCACTATATGGAGATGCTTGATAGAATCATATTCAGCATTGATTATATTAATCTTGGTGAATGTAAGGTTGATATTAAGGATATAATTCTAAGAAGTTTCGATGAGTATAGGAATCTCATTATTGAGTATTATAGACCGAGGAATAATGAGACTGTGAAAACTAAAATTACACCCTACTGTCTGGAGTTTGAAAATGGAGGCTGGTATCTAGGTGCCTATTGTCATCTATCAGCAATGGACAGGTTTTTTAGATTAGACAGGATAAAATCCATTGAACTTAGTGAGGATAGCTATGAAAAGGCTTTTGCTCTTAGGTATTTCGATGAAGCTTATATGGAAAAAGCCAAGATTACTGTTGTAATGGAAATGGAAAAAAATCTGTTTGAGACAATGAAAAATGATAAAATCTTTTTAAATGCAGACACGCTAGAATATGCTGATATGGTGAAAGTAAAATTTAGTACGGATAAAATAAATACAGTAATGGAAATAGCCACGCGAAATTATCAAAAGGTAAAGATTATTGAGCCTCAGGTTTTAATCGATAACATAAAAAAAATGTGCATAGGCTTACTGGAAAAATATTAA
- a CDS encoding phosphohydrolase, which translates to MKCFYHDDPDGFCAAYWVASSVAVNDSYKDAPEFYEISYRVKFPLDIIRAKEQIYIVDYSISPEEMRELLKITDNVTWIDHHKTAIEKYESFEHDIRGLRYDGISACLLAYCYVKHMTASGEGNIKPFDKSMIDDAPMFTKLISDSDILAFKYGDDTKNFFTAFGAYDFKPQSKKWTCFTKDNSFELKMIEEGKLLSLYEKAAAKHYLRLGFETILEGHKCFAVNYGYSGIDFFDSLPEGLYDIFISFAFDGFQHVVSLYSRTVDVSCIATKYGGGGHKMAAGFQCEKLPFIRVEKGRERN; encoded by the coding sequence ATGAAATGTTTTTATCATGATGATCCAGATGGATTCTGTGCAGCATACTGGGTAGCCTCAAGTGTGGCAGTAAATGATAGCTATAAGGATGCTCCTGAATTTTATGAAATAAGCTACAGAGTAAAATTCCCATTAGATATTATACGGGCAAAGGAACAGATTTACATTGTAGATTATTCCATAAGCCCAGAGGAAATGAGAGAGCTTTTAAAAATAACTGATAATGTAACCTGGATAGATCATCATAAGACTGCAATTGAGAAGTATGAAAGTTTTGAGCATGACATACGGGGTCTAAGATATGACGGAATATCCGCATGCCTGCTTGCCTATTGCTATGTAAAACACATGACTGCCAGTGGAGAGGGGAATATAAAACCCTTTGACAAATCCATGATTGATGATGCGCCCATGTTTACCAAGTTAATTTCTGATTCAGATATACTTGCTTTTAAATATGGTGACGATACAAAGAATTTTTTCACTGCCTTCGGTGCTTATGATTTTAAACCGCAGTCGAAAAAGTGGACTTGCTTTACTAAAGATAACAGCTTTGAACTGAAGATGATTGAAGAGGGAAAGCTACTGTCCCTCTATGAAAAGGCAGCAGCTAAGCACTATTTAAGACTGGGCTTTGAAACTATACTTGAAGGACACAAATGCTTTGCTGTGAATTATGGCTACAGTGGAATTGATTTCTTTGACAGCCTGCCTGAAGGACTATATGACATATTCATTTCCTTCGCTTTTGATGGCTTTCAGCATGTTGTGAGCCTGTACTCAAGGACGGTTGATGTATCATGCATTGCGACTAAGTATGGAGGCGGAGGACATAAAATGGCTGCTGGGTTTCAGTGCGAGAAACTTCCATTTATAAGAGTTGAAAAAGGAAGGGAGCGTAACTAG
- a CDS encoding ABC transporter substrate-binding protein, with amino-acid sequence MTKIKLTQKLAVTLMVGAALLTGCGKATEANGTKDKVKIGISQIVEFAALDDNRKGFIKALEDNGYKQGVNLDVDYQNAQGDMSTAQTIAKQFASKKKDLIFAIATPSAQGAYNATKKIPVMISAVTDPVAAGIVKALEKPETNVSGTSDYLPADKQLDLIKMFVPKAKRIGVLYNTSEINSEVQVNQLKEYAQKNNYEVVPVGVTSTNEVNEAISSLLGKIDVLYVPTDNLVVSAMPIIVQKTLEKKIPVIASESGSVEAGALATQGIDYYKLGYKTGEMAVKVLKGEDISKMPISRPEETQIIVNEDSLKALSIEKIDNKNIVYVKSK; translated from the coding sequence ATGACAAAAATTAAATTGACTCAAAAATTAGCTGTTACATTAATGGTAGGAGCTGCACTATTGACAGGGTGTGGTAAAGCAACAGAGGCAAATGGCACAAAGGATAAAGTTAAGATTGGAATAAGTCAAATTGTAGAATTTGCTGCTTTAGATGATAACAGAAAGGGATTTATAAAGGCACTAGAGGATAATGGTTATAAGCAAGGTGTAAATTTAGATGTGGATTATCAAAATGCACAAGGTGATATGTCTACAGCACAAACTATAGCAAAACAATTTGCTTCCAAAAAGAAGGACTTAATTTTTGCAATTGCAACGCCTTCCGCACAGGGAGCCTACAACGCCACTAAAAAAATCCCAGTAATGATAAGTGCAGTAACTGACCCTGTTGCTGCAGGTATTGTTAAAGCCTTAGAAAAACCTGAAACTAATGTATCTGGAACCTCTGACTATTTGCCAGCAGATAAACAATTGGATTTAATTAAAATGTTCGTTCCTAAAGCTAAAAGGATTGGAGTTTTATATAATACCAGCGAGATTAATTCCGAGGTTCAAGTCAATCAACTAAAGGAGTATGCTCAAAAGAACAATTATGAGGTTGTTCCTGTTGGAGTTACAAGCACAAATGAAGTTAATGAAGCTATAAGCAGCTTACTAGGGAAAATTGATGTGCTATATGTTCCAACTGACAATTTAGTAGTTTCTGCTATGCCAATCATAGTTCAAAAAACCTTAGAAAAAAAGATTCCAGTAATAGCCTCAGAAAGCGGCTCTGTAGAAGCTGGTGCCTTAGCCACTCAGGGAATAGACTACTATAAATTAGGCTATAAAACCGGAGAGATGGCTGTCAAGGTTTTAAAAGGTGAGGATATTTCCAAAATGCCTATTTCTAGACCTGAGGAAACACAGATTATTGTAAATGAAGATAGTCTTAAAGCTCTTTCAATAGAAAAAATTGATAATAAGAATATTGTGTATGTAAAATCAAAATAA
- a CDS encoding alpha/beta hydrolase family protein produces MLGSIILGILIIVEIVFMVLSFTKNSNLKREKSIIRIGLFAIFLLMAITPVIDWGFQWYMLGTILVIQAVLGILVLASNKQNAVPKKSKVILAGLNRIVLIIMALVPTLIFPQYSPIKTTGEYSVGTKSYTITDESRQEYFTEKDDKRKVTIQYWYPVNKEASGDTAAKSKFPLVIFSHGAFGYRMSNYSTYEELASNGYIVCSIDHPYHAFMTKQEDGKTIIANMDFINSAMAATNGDISAGETYKLQQEWMKLRTGDMAFVLDYIRKTAASNNADGLYKSMDLDHIGLMGHSLGGATAAQIGRTDKDIDAVAVIDGTMLGEIIGFENGKDVVSNVPYPKPIMNFYNEEHYKDALAEKESYPNMVAAKNALDSYQVVVKGSGHMNFTDLAIVSPFLSKMLGGLGPVDSRYALEKLNEDLLKFFNHYLKSSKVEIPREVVQ; encoded by the coding sequence ATGTTGGGGAGTATTATTTTAGGAATTCTAATTATTGTTGAAATTGTCTTTATGGTGTTGAGTTTTACTAAAAACTCAAATTTAAAAAGGGAAAAGTCTATTATAAGAATTGGTTTATTTGCAATATTCCTTTTGATGGCAATTACTCCGGTTATAGATTGGGGTTTTCAATGGTATATGCTTGGGACGATTCTTGTGATTCAAGCTGTTTTGGGCATATTAGTTCTTGCTTCCAATAAACAAAACGCTGTTCCAAAGAAGTCAAAGGTAATATTAGCTGGTTTAAACAGGATAGTACTTATAATCATGGCATTAGTTCCTACGCTTATATTTCCTCAATATAGTCCAATTAAAACTACAGGTGAATATTCCGTTGGTACTAAAAGCTATACAATAACTGATGAATCAAGACAAGAGTACTTTACAGAAAAAGACGATAAGAGGAAGGTTACTATTCAATACTGGTATCCTGTAAATAAAGAAGCTAGTGGGGATACTGCAGCAAAAAGCAAGTTTCCTTTGGTTATTTTTTCACATGGAGCCTTCGGATATCGTATGAGTAATTACTCTACATATGAGGAACTGGCAAGCAATGGCTATATTGTTTGCAGCATTGATCATCCCTACCATGCTTTTATGACAAAGCAGGAGGATGGAAAGACTATTATAGCTAATATGGATTTTATAAATAGTGCTATGGCTGCTACTAATGGAGATATTAGTGCAGGGGAAACCTATAAACTGCAGCAGGAGTGGATGAAGCTAAGAACAGGCGATATGGCCTTTGTCTTGGACTATATACGAAAAACCGCTGCCTCTAATAATGCTGATGGGCTGTACAAGAGTATGGATTTAGACCATATAGGGCTTATGGGACATTCACTAGGAGGGGCAACAGCAGCTCAGATTGGAAGGACGGATAAAGATATAGATGCCGTTGCTGTAATTGACGGTACCATGCTTGGAGAAATAATAGGTTTCGAAAATGGTAAGGATGTTGTCTCAAATGTACCATATCCAAAGCCAATTATGAACTTCTATAATGAAGAACATTACAAGGATGCTCTTGCAGAAAAAGAGAGCTATCCAAACATGGTTGCAGCCAAGAATGCCCTGGATTCCTACCAAGTGGTTGTTAAGGGCTCAGGTCATATGAATTTTACAGACCTGGCAATTGTATCTCCATTTTTATCAAAAATGCTAGGGGGATTAGGACCTGTGGATTCAAGGTACGCTCTTGAAAAGCTAAATGAAGATTTACTTAAGTTCTTTAATCATTATTTAAAATCCAGTAAAGTTGAAATACCAAGAGAAGTAGTTCAATAA
- a CDS encoding TetR/AcrR family transcriptional regulator: MPPKQKITKDMILEATFQITSESGFDAVNARSLAKIIGCSTQPIFSQYKSMRDLKKDFHKYLGKYFDDYAIGRANQAENFSNEIGRAYIAFARNESNLFQVLFMSECFGLNGFSDMFADEGNLEAARMMSKKLEISLEAAKSLYMKTWIFLHGIASLIATKSINLSDEEAEKMHREAYQAFLLQVKSN; encoded by the coding sequence GTGCCACCAAAACAAAAAATAACAAAAGATATGATATTGGAAGCAACCTTTCAGATTACAAGCGAAAGTGGCTTTGATGCTGTAAATGCCAGAAGTCTGGCAAAGATAATCGGTTGCTCCACTCAGCCGATTTTTAGTCAGTATAAAAGTATGCGGGATTTAAAAAAAGATTTTCATAAATATTTAGGTAAATATTTTGATGACTATGCAATTGGCAGGGCAAATCAGGCTGAGAATTTTTCTAATGAGATAGGAAGAGCGTATATCGCCTTTGCTAGAAACGAAAGCAATCTTTTTCAGGTACTGTTTATGTCAGAATGCTTTGGACTTAACGGATTTTCTGATATGTTTGCAGATGAGGGGAATTTGGAAGCGGCAAGGATGATGTCTAAGAAACTGGAGATTAGTCTTGAAGCAGCGAAAAGTCTTTATATGAAGACTTGGATTTTTTTACACGGAATTGCATCTTTGATAGCGACAAAGAGCATAAATCTATCAGATGAAGAAGCTGAAAAAATGCATAGAGAAGCATATCAAGCTTTTCTTTTACAAGTAAAATCAAATTAA
- a CDS encoding BtpA/SgcQ family protein, giving the protein MRNYIKEHRDTFKTDKPIIGCVHLMALPGTPYYDPTVSFREHVKRAAGEIKALQESGFDAVIFANEGDRPYLFNVGPEIVASYVRIVSELLQYITVPYGCGVLIDPIATLAVAKAIDAKFVRTYVTGTYADIFGFHDFKPGDIYRYKKQIGADDVKIYCYFDAHAGTSLDTREQTSMIDAGLAIVEPAGVLIPGQRAGLAPDLKEVKKIKDRYPNHPILIASGVNKNNVKEALEVSDGFVIGTSLKRDGVLWNEVDFNRAKEFIKAAKG; this is encoded by the coding sequence ATGAGAAATTATATTAAAGAGCATAGAGATACCTTTAAAACTGACAAACCAATCATAGGCTGTGTTCACCTTATGGCGCTGCCGGGAACACCCTATTATGACCCAACCGTATCCTTTAGAGAGCACGTCAAAAGAGCAGCAGGAGAAATAAAAGCTCTCCAGGAAAGCGGATTTGATGCTGTCATATTCGCAAATGAAGGAGACAGACCTTACTTATTTAATGTAGGACCTGAAATAGTTGCAAGCTACGTGAGAATTGTATCTGAACTGCTTCAATATATAACAGTTCCTTATGGCTGTGGAGTCCTCATAGATCCTATTGCAACATTAGCTGTTGCAAAAGCCATCGATGCAAAATTTGTACGAACTTATGTTACAGGAACATACGCAGATATCTTCGGATTCCATGATTTCAAGCCCGGAGACATATATAGATACAAAAAACAAATAGGTGCGGATGACGTTAAAATATACTGCTACTTTGATGCTCATGCAGGAACATCGTTGGATACAAGAGAGCAGACCTCAATGATAGATGCAGGCTTAGCTATAGTAGAACCAGCAGGAGTCCTCATACCAGGACAGAGAGCAGGCCTGGCACCTGACCTAAAAGAAGTTAAAAAGATAAAGGATAGATATCCTAATCACCCAATCCTCATCGCAAGCGGTGTAAATAAAAATAACGTAAAGGAAGCTCTAGAAGTATCAGATGGCTTTGTTATAGGAACAAGTCTTAAGAGAGATGGAGTGCTTTGGAATGAAGTGGATTTTAATAGAGCAAAGGAATTTATTAAGGCTGCGAAAGGTTAA